The sequence below is a genomic window from Brevibacillus agri.
CATACGAGGAACCTTGAGGGTACAAGCGATGAAAGGGACAATCGAGAAGTTCCGCGCCGCGTCACAATGTGTCAAAAACTGTTGAAGCGTAGGGGCTACACGAGCAGCAAAACCGAGCTGAGCACCAGCAGCAGGGCCATCGCGACGTGAAAGGCGCGCTTGTGCCTGGACAAAACATTTTGAAAAAGGGAGCCAAACAAGCTCCAGCAAAACGAGCTGGCAAAGCCTGCGGCGCCGAGCAGCAGGGAGAAGCCGAGCAGGCTGGTCGCCGTGGAAAAGTAGGGCAGGATGAACGTGCCGACGACGCTCAGCCCGTACAGCACCCCTTTCGGATTGACGAACTGTAGCAGGACGCCTGTCGCAAACATGTTTTTGGCGTCCGCTTCGCTGTTTTCCTCCCCGCGGATGCTGGTGAGCATTTTGAACGCCAAATACCACATGTACAAGACGCCGAAAAAGGTCAAATAAGGCGTAACCGTAGGGATGTAGCTCGTGAGCAGCAGGTGAAAAAAGCTGCACAGCAAGATGAGGGCCAAAAATCCGCTGCTCACGCCGAGGCAAAAGCGGACAGTCTTTTTCAGGCCGTACTTGTTGGCGAACACCATTGCCATGATGTTGTTGGGACCAGGCGTGAAGTGGGACACAAATACAAAAAGCAAAAAGGACAAGACAGGCATCGTGAATCTCCCTCCTCTATCGTGTGCTATAATGACCGTATAGGTCGTTATGTTGTATGCGTTTTATTTTACAATACGGTCGTTATATTGTACACGGGAGGTTTTGGCGCCATGGAAGACATTCAGCGCGTGCTGGCCAAAAATGTAAGAGAGATACGGGAAAAGCAGAAGCTAAGTCTGGAAAAGGTGGCGGAGCTGAGCGGCGTGAGCAAGACGATGATCGGCCAGATCGAAAGGGGCGAATCGAGTCCGACGATCACGACGCTGTGGAAAATTGCCAACGGCTTGAAAATCTCCTTTACCTCGCTCATCCAAAAGCCGCAGCCGGACACGACGGTAGTGCGCAAGGCAGAGGTGCAGGCTTTGACGGACGAGCAGGCCGGGGCATACCGGATTTATCCCGCTTTTCCTTTTGAGGCGGACAAGCGCTTTGAGCTGTACACGGTCGAGATCGAGGAGGGTGGATTGTTAAGCTCCGGGGCGCACAGAGAGGGGACGGAAGAATTTTTGACTGTTTTTTCCGGGGAGTTGACGGTTGCGATCCAGGAAGAAACACATACGTTGCACGCTGGCGATTCGATCCGCTTCAAGGCCGACAGACCGCACAGCTATCGCAATCAGGGGAAGGGGCTGGCCCAGGTCAGCATGCTGATTTACTACCCGGTGTCATGAGGCGACCCGGGAGAGGGGAGCTAGAGTAGGCAAAATGTCCGAAAAGGAAAAGCTGCCCGCTTTCAGCGGCAAAGGAATCCGGACAAATAAAAAAGAGCAGGCCGACGGGCGGCACTGCTCTTTTTGTTTTCAGACGATTAACGGCTGTAGAACTCAACGATCAGAACTTCGTTGATTTCGGAAGGCATTTCTTCACGGTCTGGCAGACGAGTGTAAGTACCTTCAGCAGCAGCATCGTTGAAAGAGATGTAGTTTGGCAGGAAGTTACGGCTTTCCAGAGAGTCCTTAATCAGTTGCAGACCACGGGACTTTTCACGGATGGAAATCACATCGCCCGGTTGTACGCGGTAGGATGGGATGTTCACTTTTTTGCCGTTTACCAGGAAGTGACCATGGTTTACCAACTGACGAGCAGCAGGGCGAGTTGGAGCAAAGCCCATGCGGTACACCAGGTTGTCCAGGCGGGATTCCAGCAATTTCATGAAGTTTTCACCGACTACGCCAGCCATTTTGCTAGCTTGGTCGAAAGTGCGGCGGAATTGTTTTTCGTTAAGGCCGAACATGTGGCGCAGTTTTTGCTTTTCTTGCAGTTGGATTCCGTACTCGGACAGTTTACGACGGTTGTTGTGACCGTGTTGGCCCGGAGGGAAGTTGCGCTTGATGTCTTTTCCTGTACCGTCGAGGGAGATGCCCAGACGACGAGCCAGTTTGTGGCGAGGTCCTGTGTAACGTGACATGTATTCAGTCTCCTTTAAATTGGATTCGTAGGTGTTTACTTCCGGCAGGTTAGTTCCTACTTTATCTACACGAACTTCGGACGGTAGCGTTTCCGCATCGTGCTCCTCACAGATATTCAGCCGCAGTCTGTAAAGGGAGGGAACTAAGAGGGTACATCCTTCCGTTTTTACCTACAATCAATGCTACCCTGTACACATACAATCAATCATACTAGGCGAGGTATGGATAAGTCAAGAGAAAAGAAACGCGCCATTCATGGAAGAAATGGCGCTGTTCCTCGTTGCTCCCGTTTAATCCCGGATGAAGACCGACTCCGTATCTGCGTTGCCGCGTTTTTCCAGGAAGCGGGTAAACGTAACGGCTGCATCCGCCCGCGACACCGCGCCCTGCGGCTGGAACTTCGTCTTGTCGGTCGGCACGATGCCCAGTGTCGTAGCGATAATAATCGAAGCGCGATGCTTGGCGTTGCCGATGTCGGTGAGCGGCGACTGGAACATGCCAGGGTAGTCCGCCAGCTTGTTGTAGCCGAGCGCGCGCACGATCATGTCGGCCAGTTCTTCGCGGGTGATCGGCTCATCCGGGTTCAGCTTGGAAGCGTTTTTGTCCAAAAGGCCGCGGTCCACGGCGCCTTCGACGGCAGAGAAGAAGCGCGAGCCGTTTGCCACGTCGCTGTAGGTCGCCTTGCGCTCCAGGGAGTACATCGGGTAGTGGCGTCCCTGGTTCAGACTAATCATCAGCATTTCGATCATTTCGCCGCGTGTGATCGGCTTTTGCGGCAAGATTTTGCCATCCTCCAGCGAGAGCGCATCGTATTCGTACATCAAAAGCAGTTCCTTCTCGGCCGGATGGCCCTTGAGGTCGAGCGGTGCCTGGCGGTGCAGGTTGAGCACTTTTCCGGATGCAGTAGAGCGCCACTCGCCTGTAGCCGCATCGAGGTAGTAAGGCTGCTCAAACGGCGTGGACGTTACGCGGTAAACGAGCTTCGCCGTCCTTTTCGGAATGTAGGATGGCTGCTCCTGTACCTTTTTGTTGTCTTCCTCGCTGAGCGGCTCCAGGGCGTACACCGCTTCTGCCTCCGACTCCTTCCACCACGCCTGGACGGCTTCGTCGCCAGACAGATGTTTAGGTACTTTGGCAGGGTACGTTTCGCTGCCAAAGTCAGCGCTGTAGGACAAAAGTTCGCCTGTCTGCGCGTCGTAATTGAGGTAGGCCGAGCCGCTGGCAGCCGCGATTCCGTCGATGTACCGTTCCAGCGTGATCCGGTAACGGCTGGATTTTAACAGTTCTACGCCTTCCTCGTCGCGTTCGACCAGGTACAACTGGTGGGCCGAGGTCGGCGTCCATTTGCGGATCGTTTCCATTGCCGCTGCTTGCAGCTTTTTCGGGTCGACCGTCTTGGCGGGCTTTTCTTCCTCTTTGCGCAGCGGCCGGTCTTTGCTGTACGAGTAAACGTCGCCGGTGACAGCGTCAAAGGCGACAAAGACGTAGCCATCCTTTTCCTTGCCTTTTTCCGTGTATTCGAGATTCCAGACGGAACGGTTGCCCTGGTAGTCTCGCTCGCTGTAGTTGGCGGAGCGCAGCTCGTAATTGCCAAGGTCAAACGTCTTGGCCGCCCAGGCGATGGCTTCCTCCTGGCTGAGCGCTCCTCCCGAGCGGCGCGGGGAAAGCGGCTTGCTGCTGACCGCGACAGGCTCGTTGCTTTCGCTGCGGGGCGAGAGCGATTGGTTCAACGCTTTTCCGCTCTGGGCGTCGAGGTAGAACGTAAACGGATTGGTATAGCCGAGCGTGACGGTGTTTTTCTCAGCGCCGGTTCGCTTCCACGGAAGCAGGTACGAAAGCTTCGGGTCTGCCTGCTCCTGGAACAGCTTCTCCGCTTCCTCCAACGAAATTTGCTTGTCTGGCTTCTCGAACTTCACGTCGTTCCACGACAAGGAAAAATCGCTGACGACGCCTGCGCCATTGACGGTGATGTCCGCCCCGTTGTCCGGGAATAGCACGTCGTCTACGACCCGGACGAAGCGGAACGTGTAGGAGACGTCGGCAGAAAGCGGCGTTTTCGGCTCGGGCAGCTCGCGCAGGTAGAGACGGGTTTCTGCGGCTTTGCCCGGGTTGTGCTTTTGCAAAAACTGCTCTGCCGCTGTGCGGGCGTCGGCATAGGACACCCGTTTGGCGTAAGGCAGGTTGTTCCGGCTTTGGTCGTAGTGGGAATAGGAGGTCAGCTCCCCGGTGTTGGCGTTGATGCTGACGCTGTAGGACAGGAGTACTTTTTCGTTGTTCGGGTCCTTTTTGTTCCAGCCGAACGACCATTCCGGGAACGAGCGCCAGCCGTCAGCCGAACGGAACGACACGTTTGTCAGCGTAAGCCCGCTGGTGGGTACAAGCTTGGCTGCAAGGGTCAGCGCCGCTTCTTTCGACAGCTTTACCTTGCTCGTGGCAGCCAAGGTCGCCTTGTCCATTTGCGTGCTGTTGACCATTTTGCTCGTGGCAGCTTCCGGCGACTGGGCGTGTGCTTGTGCAAGCGGAAGCAGCAGGCTTGCTGTCAATACGAATGAGCTGGATCGGATCATCCAAGGCTTCATGAAAGATTCCCCCCGAGGTGTAGTAGCATTTGCTTACAACCTCTGACGAGGGGAAAAGCGAAATCGTTTCATTTCACCCTGAGAAAAAATAGAGAGCGATTTTGCGAACAGGCAAGAAAGATAGGAATTTTGTACCAAATGTTAACGGATCAAACTAGAATTGTGAACAACCATCTTATATAATTAAGTAGTACTTATCCATCTCAACTTGAAAAAGACAGCCTTGACTGTTTGATTGACCGCAAGCGGTCATCTCTATTCTTCGAATAAATCTCCGCTCGGCGTCAGACCTGCAGGCTGCGAAGGGCGGTTTTCACAGAAAAGGAGCTATTGCGTTTTGGAAACCATCATGTACCTCGTTCGCCACGGAGAGACACAGTGGAATCAGATTCGGCGCATTCAGGGACACAGCGATATCGCTTTGAACGAGATCGGCATGCGACAGGCAGAGCTGGTAGCCGGACGCTTCCGGCGCGAGAAGATTCACGCTGTTTATTCCAGTGATTTAAGTCGCGCGCGTGAGACCGCTGCGAAAATTGCGGAAAATTTCTCCATTTCCGTAGGCACGCATCCTACCTTGCGCGAGCGTTGCTACGGGCAGTGGGAGGGGCTTACCTACGAGGAGATTCGCGCGCGCTTTGAAAATCAGGACGAGGCTTCCTGCGGCATCGAGACATTCGAGGACATGCAGCGGCGTGCGGTGGCCGCTCTGACCGAACTGGCAGCGAAGCATCAGAATGAGGCAATTGTGGTGGTATCGCACGGCGGTCTCATCAACAGCTTTTTGCACTACGTAACAGCAGGGGAGCAGGGAACTGGCATTACGCGCATCGACAACACGGGAATTTCCGTTTTCCGCTATGCCGATCGCAGGTGGGAAGTGCTCCAGGTAAATGATACTGACCATTTGGAAGCTTGAGAAAATGCTGAGAGAGGGAGTTTCTCGTGTCAAGTAAAATGTTGGGGAAGTTAGAGACGGTCTTTTCCTACACGGCCCATTTTATCATACAATCTTGGCCGGAAAAGCGCCCAGGCATCCTTTTCTTGACAGATTCCGGGGGCCGTGTAATCAACTTCATGGACATGCATGATAGTCAATCTGGAAACTCTCTGTCTATGGCGGCGCGCCAGTATGTCCAGACCGGGGAAGTCTGCGATTATGTTTTGGAAGCGCTCGGCACGAAGGAGATTGTCGTCAAGGCCAAAAACGAAAGCGAGCTCGTCTGCGGAGCGTTTCCGCTGAAGGAGCATGACGGCAGTGTCCGCGCCGTCATTGGCATGCTCATCCCGCAAAAAGAGATTGATTTCGATTTGCGGGGCTACATGCGGGGATTAGAGCCGCTCATCCGCATGGGCTACGATGCGTACATCCAGCACGCAACCAGCCAGATCGTCACCGATTTGACCTTGCACGACACCGCGCGGGATTTGCTGACCAGCCTGACGAGACAAATCAGCAGCATTATTTCAAAAGGTTATTGCTCGGCGGTGAAGCTCTCCGAGGAGGGAGTGCTGATCCCCCAGGATTGCGTCACGACGCAAGAAGCGGAGCAAGGTCAGGCTCATATCGCCCAATTGGTCATGCGCATGGGGAATAAGCCAGTCACGCCGATGGCGCTGGACAACCACCGGGTCATCGTCGTTCCGGTAAGCCTGAACGCGGTTCCGCTGTACGCCCTGTTTTTGCACCTGCCGCCCGAGGAGCAGGACTGCTTCTACGATATCC
It includes:
- a CDS encoding histidine phosphatase family protein codes for the protein METIMYLVRHGETQWNQIRRIQGHSDIALNEIGMRQAELVAGRFRREKIHAVYSSDLSRARETAAKIAENFSISVGTHPTLRERCYGQWEGLTYEEIRARFENQDEASCGIETFEDMQRRAVAALTELAAKHQNEAIVVVSHGGLINSFLHYVTAGEQGTGITRIDNTGISVFRYADRRWEVLQVNDTDHLEA
- a CDS encoding S-layer homology domain-containing protein; protein product: MKPWMIRSSSFVLTASLLLPLAQAHAQSPEAATSKMVNSTQMDKATLAATSKVKLSKEAALTLAAKLVPTSGLTLTNVSFRSADGWRSFPEWSFGWNKKDPNNEKVLLSYSVSINANTGELTSYSHYDQSRNNLPYAKRVSYADARTAAEQFLQKHNPGKAAETRLYLRELPEPKTPLSADVSYTFRFVRVVDDVLFPDNGADITVNGAGVVSDFSLSWNDVKFEKPDKQISLEEAEKLFQEQADPKLSYLLPWKRTGAEKNTVTLGYTNPFTFYLDAQSGKALNQSLSPRSESNEPVAVSSKPLSPRRSGGALSQEEAIAWAAKTFDLGNYELRSANYSERDYQGNRSVWNLEYTEKGKEKDGYVFVAFDAVTGDVYSYSKDRPLRKEEEKPAKTVDPKKLQAAAMETIRKWTPTSAHQLYLVERDEEGVELLKSSRYRITLERYIDGIAAASGSAYLNYDAQTGELLSYSADFGSETYPAKVPKHLSGDEAVQAWWKESEAEAVYALEPLSEEDNKKVQEQPSYIPKRTAKLVYRVTSTPFEQPYYLDAATGEWRSTASGKVLNLHRQAPLDLKGHPAEKELLLMYEYDALSLEDGKILPQKPITRGEMIEMLMISLNQGRHYPMYSLERKATYSDVANGSRFFSAVEGAVDRGLLDKNASKLNPDEPITREELADMIVRALGYNKLADYPGMFQSPLTDIGNAKHRASIIIATTLGIVPTDKTKFQPQGAVSRADAAVTFTRFLEKRGNADTESVFIRD
- a CDS encoding LysE family transporter, with translation MPVLSFLLFVFVSHFTPGPNNIMAMVFANKYGLKKTVRFCLGVSSGFLALILLCSFFHLLLTSYIPTVTPYLTFFGVLYMWYLAFKMLTSIRGEENSEADAKNMFATGVLLQFVNPKGVLYGLSVVGTFILPYFSTATSLLGFSLLLGAAGFASSFCWSLFGSLFQNVLSRHKRAFHVAMALLLVLSSVLLLV
- the rpsD gene encoding 30S ribosomal protein S4; translated protein: MSRYTGPRHKLARRLGISLDGTGKDIKRNFPPGQHGHNNRRKLSEYGIQLQEKQKLRHMFGLNEKQFRRTFDQASKMAGVVGENFMKLLESRLDNLVYRMGFAPTRPAARQLVNHGHFLVNGKKVNIPSYRVQPGDVISIREKSRGLQLIKDSLESRNFLPNYISFNDAAAEGTYTRLPDREEMPSEINEVLIVEFYSR
- a CDS encoding helix-turn-helix domain-containing protein; this translates as MEDIQRVLAKNVREIREKQKLSLEKVAELSGVSKTMIGQIERGESSPTITTLWKIANGLKISFTSLIQKPQPDTTVVRKAEVQALTDEQAGAYRIYPAFPFEADKRFELYTVEIEEGGLLSSGAHREGTEEFLTVFSGELTVAIQEETHTLHAGDSIRFKADRPHSYRNQGKGLAQVSMLIYYPVS